DNA from Fortiea contorta PCC 7126:
ATTAGAAAAACGCAAAGACCTCAGCAAAAATGCCAAGCTAGCTTTAATGAAAAATATTGTACAGCAAGCTTGCTCTCTCATAGTTTCTATTGACTGGCCACCACAAGGTAGAGTCAAAGGATTCTCAGTTCAAGGTAGTCGCTTGTGGCATTTACTCAACATTGAACACTACTTTCAAGAAGATGATTTAGGGTGTAAATATTTAGTCGGATTAACATTTAAAATCAAAGCGGGAGCATGGGCACAACATTTTCTCAACAAACAAGCATGTAAAGAACGCACCGCATTTTATCAATATGGTAGCCTCCCCAAAACCCTGTTAACCACAGTCATGAGCATTTGGCAGCAACACGAAGGAGCAGCTAGATTAATGTTATGGTTGTTGTTTAAAACCAAAATGGGCAAAGAACAACGCATCACCATTCCTACCTTGCTGCGCGTTGCTTATGGTGAAGAAAAAATGGCGATCGCCTCCACCCAAAGAGAAGAACGCAAACGCCTACTGCGGACATTTGAAAGCGATTTAGAAGTCCTCAACCATTACGGAATCAAACCTAAATTTGATCCCATTACCTACCCAATAGAAATTCAACCCCTCTGGGCAAAATTAATAGATATTCCCGAAGATCCAGAAGCAGCCTTAGAATTTTGGACAAACGACGGTGGCTGTGAAACCCGCCTCACAGACACAGGCCCCCGTGGTAAATGGAATATGTTAATGAATGCAAGGATTCTATCCTTTGAATTACCCCCAGAATGGGATCAGCACAGTTGTGACTCAGAAAAAAAACAGCGCCGCACAGTTAACAAAACCAAGAGAATCACCAAAACCACAAGTGATTTATTGGGAGAACAGATTTTGCAAGCACGCAAAAACCTCAATCTTTCCCAGCGAGAATTAGCAAAGTTGACAGGTAAAAGCCAAAGCTGGATTCGGGACATCGAAAATGGTCGCTTGAAAGCGAAATTAGAAGACCAAGCCTTGTTAAGGAAAGTCTTGAATATCGCTTAATGCTGTCTGCGTCAAACCTAGAAACAGCAACAGAGTGTGAATCCATCGCTGCTTCTGACCAGCTATGTTTGTCACTCGGACTTTCAATCATCCCATGACGGTAAATCAGCAACTAATCATCATCATCGTCATCATCGCGGCGGCGTGATCTTTTACCTCGGCGTTCCTCGTCGTCATCATCATCATCATCTGAGCCACGAGAGTATTCATAGCTGTCATAGCGATCGCTTTGCTCCGAGCGTTCATCATTGTCGCGATCGTCACGACGACCTCTTCTGTAATCGCGGTCTTGTTCCTCGCGTTCTTCTCGGCCACCACCAGGACGAAACCTATTGATGAAATCTTCAATACCCATGACGTTCTAACCGTATTTACATGGAAGTTTTCATCACTTATGCTATCTATTGCTTGAATAACTGCTGTCTATCTTCAAGCTAGTATTGCCCTACTTCCAAAGATATGCTATTAGCAAACATCAATAGAATTAGCAACCGCCAAAAGAGGAATTAGTTAACAGTAAGTTCGCAAATTTATCGGCGATAGTCATACCTTTATCTGGCATAACAATAAGAAAAAACCCCTCTCACCATCTCAATCAAGTCAACGCCAACTAACTTCAACTTTTCTTTGTCCTACAACTGTTGGCGCATCAACCCGTAAATTTAACTGCTCACAACGCACAGTTAAAAACGCTTTACCTAAACCGATATCAGCAAAGGGACTTTCCGGGGGAACTTCCAAATGAGAACCAACCAAACTCAAACAAGATGCAAACTCTGTAGGAAACATCAACAAATCAGCGCCCATTGTACTGAAAACAGATGCACCCAAACGCAATTTCCACGCCCAGCTTTGTTGACCATAACTAAGACTGCACAACAGCCGATTTTGCTGACGGACAGTAACATGCTTCCCATTTTCCCAAGCAAAATCAGCTAACTCTTTTGGTAGTCCCCAAATTTCCCTACCACCAGCCACAGAGTCAGGATTATCAACATAAATATGAGAAATCCAACCGCCAATTTTTCCTTGATAACTGACTACAGCCGGAGCAACAATTAACTCACTATATTCTAAGACTGAGCCTGATTGATAATTAGATAAATATACACTAGCAAGAGTTTTGCCAGGCCATAGAGCAATAATGTTTAACTCTGCAGGTATCAAGTGACGAACTCGGTCAATATCGATCAAATGCAGAGTTTGAATAGCCAAGCCTATCAATGTCCAAGGTGTTTTTGGATACGGCATATCAACAATACTTCCTCGAAACTAAAATTAAATTTTCACTATCTCCACTAACTAAATAAATGTTACCGAATTAGTCAAGATTTCAATCACTTACTGTTCTAACCACTCCAACAACCCCAGAGAAGTAACTCCACCAAAAAAGTGAGCACCAATCATATTAACGTTTGCGAGTATTACAACAATATCTAACGAACGAATGATGTTTTCCGGGTTGTAAACTGCTAATCCTTGGGGTTGGGCTAGAGATTTCGCCAGCACTACTGCAACTGTCATTTCAGAGCCAACAAAAGAAATTAATAACCCTATCAAACTAACTATTAATCCAATCTGTAAAACTCGAATTACGTCCTCCTTCCTGGGATGGTTTTCTGGACTTGGTGCTTGCAAACGTCTAGCTAGAAGCCTGTAACGGAAAGCCCAATATACCCGGAAGCACAGCAATAATATGGCAACAATAGCTAAAAATATGCCGAAACCAATGCCTGGATTATTCGTTTGAGCAGTAAGGTTACGGCTAAAGGACGCAAATAACAAAACGATGCCAGAAATACCACCTAGTAGTAACTGTACCCAAAAGCTTACCCGACTTGCTAGGCGAAAAATAGCCGCAAATTCTTGTTTGGTCGGTGGTTGTGAGAAAGATTCTAATTTCTTCAACATATAGCAATCCGCATTGATTTCTGAAATTATTTACGTAGGTAGGGAACAGGAAAGAAAGGAAATAGAGGTGTACTGATTTTTTTCAAAAACCAACATACGAGTCCTATATACACACTCTTAGTTATTATTCATTGGTTTAGGGCTGGCGATCGCCCGTCATTTGGTAGAATTCGATGGCACTATCGATGTAGAAAGCCAGGGAATAGGGTAAGGGGCAACATTTTTTAAGACTTTATCTGCATGAGTTGGCAGTGTGAAGAAAGATAAGTTATCAATTACGCAGCATTATGTGGCAATGATTAATTATTTTTTTCTTTTTGTAAATGATTAAAAATCATGAATAAGATAAAGTAAGTTCTTAGTGGAGTCGAGTTAATATCTGTAAAAGAAGAATTGCAGCAGTTTTTAAAACTAGACACAATTAAATTATTACAACAGTATTATCAATAATAAAGTCCCCCTTTTTAAGGAGAGCCACTGCGCCCTTGCGGTTAAAAAACTTGTTTTCAAGAGCGTTTCCGAAGGGTAGCACGTGGCGTGGATTTTGGGGGATCTAAAACTTTCCAGGCATTCTATACCCTGCAAGTGCTGATACTACTCAGTGGGATTAATTGCTAACTGCAACTCTTCAACTGTCTTAGCCACAACAATACTACGCAAAATTTCTTTCAACTGCTCTAAATTAGAAATTGGGGTGATTTGGGGCATAAATTCTAAACCCTCACGGCCAAATTTCACTTCCAAACTCATTTCGATATTAGACAAAATATTTTCTCTCCGTCCCCGCGCTTCGCCCCGTGCTTCGCCCCGTGCTTCGCCCTCCGCTTCGCCCCGCACTTGTCCCTCGCGTAAAATTTCCTGATACCAAGGCGATTCACGTAATACAGCCATATCCCACCTCATAATTTCTTGAACTAAAGCACTCTCTAGTACAAACGTAGCAAAAAAAGCTAAAACTGTTTCCAGTTGATTTAGTTGTTGATCAGCACGCAATATTTGCAATGCTTCTCGGATTGTAGACTCACTCTCACCGCCTTTAAGAATAGGTACAAAGGGTAGTAACGAGGGTAAAGGTTGTTGAAATGCAATGTTGACATCAACCTCCCAGAGATTAATTACGCGATAATCTTGTATTGCTCGCAATCCAGCAAGATTGGATGTAAAGCTTGTAGGTATTTCCGTATCGCCCGTTGGAAGAATATTTATTAATACAGGGTATGTTGGTAATTGATATTTCTCTTCTGCTAATGCAGTATAGGCACGCATCCGTCGCGGCATTTTGGTTTGATAGCGCAGTTGTAATTCGTTAAGAACGAGAAATTTCCCGTATTCCTGGCTCTCGGCGCTGATTAAAACGTCACTTTCTCGGCTAATCCATTGAAATTGAGAGTCGAGAATTTCACCTGCAATCACATCGGGTATCTGTGTTACCCATTTGACCCAGTTGTCGGGTGCAAGGCTAATTAACTTTT
Protein-coding regions in this window:
- a CDS encoding helix-turn-helix domain-containing protein; translation: MPYTIPNNSCVGCDNCRPQCPTGAIKIENNEYWIDPCLCNNCEGYYPEPQCVIACPTQSPIPWQAKKGRCKVEPRNATSPDLFSNGKNHPFASAIAIWEACNVLAQRTSLNWEIDDGGYLSYRRQVNQGRGAIAFHIQDPFQVSTRTTQIAAIEALDIRSACIHLIFAAHVTTLEQSWEQEFTIDERQLEKYLGLEKRKDLSKNAKLALMKNIVQQACSLIVSIDWPPQGRVKGFSVQGSRLWHLLNIEHYFQEDDLGCKYLVGLTFKIKAGAWAQHFLNKQACKERTAFYQYGSLPKTLLTTVMSIWQQHEGAARLMLWLLFKTKMGKEQRITIPTLLRVAYGEEKMAIASTQREERKRLLRTFESDLEVLNHYGIKPKFDPITYPIEIQPLWAKLIDIPEDPEAALEFWTNDGGCETRLTDTGPRGKWNMLMNARILSFELPPEWDQHSCDSEKKQRRTVNKTKRITKTTSDLLGEQILQARKNLNLSQRELAKLTGKSQSWIRDIENGRLKAKLEDQALLRKVLNIA
- a CDS encoding acetoacetate decarboxylase family protein; translated protein: MPYPKTPWTLIGLAIQTLHLIDIDRVRHLIPAELNIIALWPGKTLASVYLSNYQSGSVLEYSELIVAPAVVSYQGKIGGWISHIYVDNPDSVAGGREIWGLPKELADFAWENGKHVTVRQQNRLLCSLSYGQQSWAWKLRLGASVFSTMGADLLMFPTEFASCLSLVGSHLEVPPESPFADIGLGKAFLTVRCEQLNLRVDAPTVVGQRKVEVSWR
- a CDS encoding DUF3611 family protein — protein: MLKKLESFSQPPTKQEFAAIFRLASRVSFWVQLLLGGISGIVLLFASFSRNLTAQTNNPGIGFGIFLAIVAILLLCFRVYWAFRYRLLARRLQAPSPENHPRKEDVIRVLQIGLIVSLIGLLISFVGSEMTVAVVLAKSLAQPQGLAVYNPENIIRSLDIVVILANVNMIGAHFFGGVTSLGLLEWLEQ